In Helianthus annuus cultivar XRQ/B chromosome 8, HanXRQr2.0-SUNRISE, whole genome shotgun sequence, a single genomic region encodes these proteins:
- the LOC110873058 gene encoding phytochrome-interacting ankyrin-repeat protein 2 produces the protein MIPDYFLYSNSNRRRIKRSYSMRSSGSGDDRDDRGWTNLHVGARKGDLKEVKRLLDEGMDANVAALGPKSHGLTPLHLAAKGGHIKVMDELLERGANIDARTKGACGWTPLHTAAKERNRRAIRFLIENGAFLPDNIEDTRFNPPVHYCPGLEWAYEEMKRVQQESSCSSSGESSYSS, from the exons ATGATTCCGGATTACTTCTTGTATTCGAATAGTAATCGCAGGCGTATAAAGCGTTCCTATAGCATGCGATCCAGTGGCTCTGGAGATGATAGGGACGATAGAGGCTGGACGAATCTTCACGTTGGTGCTCGAAAGGGAGATCTTAAGGAG GTAAAAAGGCTTCTTGATGAAGGAATGGATGCAAATGTGGCAGCACTGGGCCCTAAATCTCACGGGCTCACCCCTCTTCATCTTGCTGCCAAGGGTGGTCACATAAAGGTTATGGATGAATTGCTTGAGCGTGGTGCCAATATCGACGCTCGGACCAAAGGCGCGTGTGGCT GGACCCCGCTTCACACTGCTGCAAAAGAAAGAAACAGGAGAGCAATCAGGTTTCTAATTGAAAATGGAGCATTCTTGCCGGATAACATCGAGGACACCAGATTTAATCCACCCGTTCATTATTGTCCTGGTCTTGAATGGGCATATGAGGAGATGAAACGTGTTCAGCAAGAAAGTAGCTGCTCGTCTTCAGGAGAAAGCTCCTACAGTTCTTAG
- the LOC110873057 gene encoding elongator complex protein 4, protein MASSKVRTSSFSRKVPAAPPSSIPGLKYGPNGTIFLSSGIPDLDKILGGGFHLGSLVMIIEDTEAPHHMLLLRTFMSQGLIHNQPVLYASPSKNPRAFLGTLPATLVSKDDKSIKSDAEQKDLRIAWQYKKYLGENKPPIEERDGKVEYCNDFDLRKPIEKHLIAGNRVECVSLLDCSSLTGIRDSCSKFLSQLPRYDGNITSAGRIAIQSFCAPQCEYYDKEWDMLSFIRSIKSMVRSSNAVAFLTFPASLLSQSVSKRWQHLADTLLSIKAIPDEDKELATLLTGYQDMLGLLSIHKVARFNTQVPVILDATTYSMKLQKRRSLVLECLNQAPVDGASGSSGGCSSSSNTGTLDF, encoded by the exons ATGGCTTCTAGTAAAGTTCGAACAAGTAGTTTCTCACGGAAAGTTCCAGCCGCACCCCCCTCTTCCATCCCCGGGCTCAAGTATGGACCAAACGGCACAATCTTTCTTTCATCGGGCATACCTGATCTTGACA AAATTTTAGGGGGAGGCTTCCATTTAGGAAGTCTAGTGATGATCATCGAAGACACCGAAGCACCTCATCATATGCTTTTGTTAAGGACTTTCATGTCTCAAGGATTAATACATAACCAACCTGTTCTTTACGCGAGCCCGTCTAAAAACCCACGGGCTTTTCTTGGAACTTTACCAGCTACATTAGTCTCTAAAGATGACAAATCTATTAAAAGTGATGCAGAGCAG AAGGATTTGCGGATTGCTTGGCAATACAAGAAGTACCTTGGGGAAAATAAACCGCCTATTGAGGAGCGAG ATGGGAAAGTAGAGTACTGCAACGATTTCGATCTACGGAAGCCCATAGAAAAGCATTTGATAGCGGGAAACCGTGTGGAGTGTGTTAGCCTTTTGGATTGTTCAAGCCTTACTGGAATTCGTGATTCTTGTTCAAAGTTTTTATCTCAACTTCCAAG GTATGATGGAAATATTACAAGTGCTGGACGAATCGCCATTCAGTCATTCTGTGCTCCGCAATGTGAATACTATGACAAG GAATGGGACATGCTTTCCTTCATCCGATCAATAAAAAGCATGGTACGGTCCTCAAACGCAGTTGCGTTTCTAACCTTCCCAGCTTCCCTTTTATCACAATCGGTGTCAAAAAGATGGCAACATCTGGCTGATACCTTGTTGTCTATTAAAGCAATTCCAG ATGAGGACAAGGAGCTCGCTACTCTATTAACTGGTTACCAAGACATGCTTGGGCTTCTAAGTATACATAAGGTTGCACGTTTCAACACACAG GTGCCAGTAATTCTAGATGCAACAACATATTCGATGAAGCTGCAAAAACGACGATCATTGGTTCTAGAATGTCTTAATCAAGCACCTGTTGACGGGGCAAGTGGAAGTTCTGGTGGTTGTTCCAGCTCTTCAAACACTGGCACCCTTGATTTTTGA